A window of the Paralichthys olivaceus isolate ysfri-2021 chromosome 5, ASM2471397v2, whole genome shotgun sequence genome harbors these coding sequences:
- the ccnf gene encoding cyclin-F — MKAGVHCRCSKCYSVPARKRVRKRTPALTLLSLPEEVLLCVLQCLSAEDLLSVRAVHSQLRDIVDNHSSVWARVSFRDTWPSPNTLWLFERAAEKGNFEAAVKLGIAYLYNEGPLLSDEGRADVCGRKASHFFSLAESLCPPTADPFIWLFIRPPWSPTGSCCKAVVFDRLKAECDTNIEKRGPLLHCLARVLQLFEGDEKHSDAISMLEESSQAGCLQSSYLLWEHNRKSAMADPGRYLQCVRTLRDYAGKGCWEAQFSLAKVCSSGNPLGLEAKACSDLVAQLFNSSNLASQRCSQGILRRGIKDTMRYILVDWLVEVTTMKDFSSLTLHVTVGCVDRYLALRSVPKARLQLLGIACMVVCTRYMSKEILTIREAVWLTDNTYKYEDLVRMMGEVISVLEGKIRSPTLLDYGEVLLSLLPLERRTTHLFSYICELSLLYSALATPQPAKLACAALLLTRALHHYAPVWPGQLADYTGFTKHDLVSLAVLLYVKCFSPDVPKDYRHVSLTGVKQRFEDEVYQHISKEKMMDYKELCQILEIPEVEPQMEPPSPTGQPADIHTFLASPSSTSKRRRDDGMQTHRASFVATPTAELSSQEETLVGDILDWSLDTSCSGYEGDQEEEGEGEKDGDCSMISIKLLPLTDTEENLEHCRALSSDEDSFCEVEKEVKTDSQGQEPLTSSIDLHSSGYSSVQSVSPSSTCSSSSLVPCTFKTYMSSLGAASANAQPGFHLLVPMQRPRGTSSKQVKRKNSAAHSGGEIEREEDDNREEDRYSNSVGFLSL, encoded by the exons ATGAAAGCGGGCG TCCACTGCCGTTGTTCAAAATGCTACTCGGTTCCGGCACGGAAGCGGGTCCGTAAGCGAACTCCAGCCCTGACTTTGCTGTCTCTGCCTGAGGAGGTCCTCCTCTGTGTGCTCCAGTGCCTCTCTGCCGAGGACCTGCTGTCGGTCAGAGCG GTTCACTCCCAACTGCGGGATATTGTTGACAACCACTCCAGTGTCTGGGCCAGGGTCAGTTTCAGGGACACATGGCCCTCCCCTAATACCTTGTGGCTATTTGAAAG AGCTGCTGAAAAAGGGAATTTTGAAGCTGCTGTGAAACTAGGCATTGCGTATTTGTACAATGAAGGAC caTTGCTGAGTGATGAGGGCCGAGCAGATGTGTGTGGTCGTAAGGCGTCCCACTTCTTCAGCCTGGCAGAGAGCCTGTGCCCTCCCACAGCTGATCCCTTCATCTGGTTGTTCATCCGTCCTCCATGGTCGCCCACCGGCAGCTGCTGCAAGGCCGTGGTGTTTGACCGTCTCAAGGCTGAGTGTGACACCAACATA GAGAAGAGGGGCCCCTTATTGCACTGTTTGGCGAGAGTTTTGCAGCTGTTTGAA GGGGATGAAAAACACTCAGATGCCATATCTATGCTGGAGGAGTCTTCGCAGGCTGGCTGTCTTCAGAGCTCCTACCTGTTGTGGGAACACAACCGTAAATCAGCT ATGGCAGATCCAGGCCGGTACCTCCAGTGTGTCCGAACCCTCAGGGACTATGCTGGCAAAGGATGCTGGGAGGCACAG ttttCCTTGGCCAAAGTGTGCAGCAGTGGGAACCCGCTGGGTTTGGAGGCAAAGGCCTGCTCTGACTTGGTGGCCCAGCTCTTTAATTCGTCTAATCTGGCATCACAGCGCTGCTCTCAGGGCATCCTCCGACGAGGCATCAAGGACACCATGAG GTACATCCTGGTGGACTGGCTCGTGGAGGTGACCACCATGAAGGATTTCTCCAGCCTGACACTTCATGTCACAGTGGGATGTGTGGACCGCTACTTGGCTCTCCGCTCTGTCCCGAAGGCTCGCCTTCAGTTATTAGGCATCGCCTGCATGGTAGTTTGTACACG CTACATGAGTAAAGAAATCCTGACCATACGTGAGGCTGTTTGGCTCACTGACAACACCTACAAATATGAGGACCTGGTTCGAATGATGGGAGAGGTCATCTCTGTGCTGGAGGGAAAGATCAGA AGCCCCACACTGCTGGACTATGGGGAGGTGCTCCTGTCTCTGCTCCCCCTGGAGAGGAGAACCACTCACCTCTTCAGCTACATCTGTGAGCTGTCTCTGCTCTACTCTGCTCTCGCCACACCACAACCCGCCAAACTGGCCTGTGCTGCACTCCTTCTTACACGAGCACTACATCACTACG ctccagtcTGGCCTGGCCAGTTGGCTGACTACACAGGCTTCACCAAGCATGACCTTGTCTCTCTTGCTGTGCTGCTCTATGTCAAGTG TTTCAGTCCAGATGTCCCCAAAGATTACAGACACGTGTCTCTGACTGGAGTCAAGCAACGATTTGAAGATGAAGTCTACCAGCACATCAGCAAAGAAAAG ATGATGGATTATAAAGAACTGTGTCAGATCCTGGAGATCCCTGAGGTGGAGCCTCAGATGGAGCCTCCCAGCCCGACTGGTCAACCAGCAGATATCCACACCTTCCTTGCCTCTCCGTCCAGCACCAGCAAGAG GAGACGCGATGACGGCATGCAGACCCACAGAGCCAGCTTTGTGGCCACGCCCACGGCTGAGCTGTCCAGTCAGGAGGAGACACTGGTCGGCGACATTCTGGACTGGAGCTTGGACACTTCCTGTTCGGGTTATGAGGGGGACCAGGAGGAAGAAGGCGAGGGGGAGAAAGATGGTGATT GTTCAATGATATCCATCAAACTGCTCCCTCTGACTGACACAGAAGAAAACCTCGAGCACTGCAGAGCCCTTTCCAGTGATGAAGACAGTTTCTGTGAAGTGGAAAAGGAGGTGAAAACAGATTCCCAAGGCCAGGAACCCCTCACCTCCTCTATAGACCTTCACAGTTCAGGATACTCCTCTGTCCAGAGTGTTAGCCCCTCatccacctgctcctcctcctccctcgtgCCTTGCACATTTAAGACCTATATGTCTTCTCTGGGTGCAGCCTCTGCCAACGCCCAACCAGGCTTCCATCTTTTGGTGCCCATGCAGAGGCCCCGGGGCACGTCCAGCAAACAAGTGAAGAGGAAGAACTCTGCGGCTCATAGTGGAGGCGAGATAGAAAGGGAAGAGGATGACAACAGGGAAGAGGACAGGTATTCTAACAGTGTGGGGTTTCTGAGCCTATAA
- the LOC138407776 gene encoding uncharacterized protein, with protein MCCQRANRQCTENQPEREGEKGKVPEQSTDGIQEANAAAGSQDLPAHREMGCTTGHLACQPQPQTGSGQDSQALEGDGAKVPDVLSSLERLSQATGGMEKSWYRCIFPFGIISLVIGIAGTGVTYTYNDLPQTKVVSVVLLVMGLLLLLMATACWTVHKRKRRKKKEGGSFTSEQCPL; from the exons ATGTGCTGCCAGAGAGCCAACAGGCAGTGTACAGAGAATCagccagagagggagggagagaaggggaaagT GCCAGAGCAGAGTACAGACGGGATCCAAGAGGCCAACGCTGCTGCTGGGTCTCAGGATTTACCAGCCCACAGAGAGATGGGCTGTACAACGGGCCACCTGGCATGCCAACCTCAGCCCCAGACTGGCTCTGGGCAGGACAGTCAGGCCCTGGAGGGCGATGGTGCCAAAGTTCCGGATGTGCTGTCCTCTCTGGAGCGTCTGTCGCAGGCCACTGGAGGCATGGAGAAGTCCTGGTACCGCTGCATCTTTCCCTTTGGAATCATCTCTTTGGTGATTGGTATAGCAGGAACGGGGGTGACATACACCTATAATGACCTGCCTCAGACCAAAGTGGTGTCTGTGGTGCTACTTGTCATGGGTCTTCTGTTGTTGCTGATGGCCACTGCCTGTTGGACTGTCCataagagaaagaggaggaaaaagaaagaaggagggtCATTCACCTCTGAGCAGTGTCCCCTGTGA
- the LOC109638675 gene encoding tubulin epsilon and delta complex protein 2 — MSVLSVVEQAIESCKAEQTRIHDSIQLYRELLHSLAPQHMSSFEESEQSGAAATDTDTSPGEKEAIELLEQALEKALRIRTGSGASVKDPEGHKQARPLKEPGNSKDVAQSSASFKGGQATIRSTSKSVRLDRKDQKKPGSSVSSKQSSRPAASNNPGKSKLKTNNRSIIQKHPVSSAEAVHHQAARKLQQAASVSGSHISTSHSKNRTIKSSVLSGGDPGKAAAISAPPSNNTLPFPHTHEAVAHSLLQRDGITSEQITKWKSLRNKQNRLWDKVVALQRNTVPGRSHFMERMRDTFPDDSPCGSTDQTGAPADKLTHRGHGLTHHCQTKQLLAKPAPEAAAAIEMETQDRWRLEGGCLPLTITYSAEAELRDVEKLRMRVALLQQEINLEQALLDTLSPQLSSIAPGPGCPSASVLRDMYSLLGEGGERFPTTVLDSEPD, encoded by the exons ATGTCAGTGCTGTCTGTGGTTGAACAGGCGATCGAGTCCTGCAAAGCGGAACAAACCAGGATTCACGACAGTATTCAACTCTACAGGGAATTATTACACAGTTT AGCACCGCAGCACATGTCGAGCTTTGAGGAGTCAGAACAATCAGGTGCTGCAGCTAcag ACACAGATACCTCACCAGGGGAGAAGGAAGCTATAGAACTGCTTGAGCAAGCCCTGGAGAAAGCTCTTCGAATCCGCACCGGCTCAGGAGCCTCTGTGAAGGACCCAGAGGGACACAAGCAAGCTCGACCTCTAAAAGAACCAGGCAACTCAAAAGATGTAGCACAGTCATCTGCATCGTTTAAAGGAGGTCAGGCAACCATCAGATCAACCTCTAAATCAGTCAGACTAGACAGAAAAGACCAAAAGAAACCTGGATCATCCGTATCCTCCAAGCAAAGCTCCAGGCCCGCAGCAAGCAACAATCCTGGAAAATCAAAACTCAAGACAAACAATAGAAGCATAATCCAGAAGCATCCTGTCTCGTCAGCGGAGGCCGTGCATCACCAGGCAGCGAGGAAATTGCAGCAGGCCGCTTCAGTGTCAGGAAGTCACATCTCAACCTCGCACTCTAAAAACAGGACTATTAAAAGCAGCGTGCTGAGTGGTGGTGACCCCGGCAAAGCTGCAGCTATCTCCGCACCTCCTTCAAATAACACACTGccttttccacacacacacgaggctGTAGCTCATAGTTTGCTTCAACGTGATGG AATAACATCTGAGCAGATCACAAAATGGAAATCTTTACGGAATAAGCAAAACAG GTTGTGGGACAAAGTTGTTGCCCTACAGAGGAACACTGTGCCTGGGAGGAGTCACTTcatggagagaatgagagatacg TTCCCGGATGATTCACCGTGTGGCAGCACAGATCAGACCGGAGCTCCGGCCGACAAGTTGACTCACCGAGGGCACGGCCTCACACATCACTGCCAGACAAAGCAGCTTCTGGCCAAACCAGCCCCAGAAGCGGCCGCAGCAATCG AGATGGAAACACAGGATCGATGGAGGCTGGAGGGAGGTTGTCTCCCCCTGACTATAACCTACTcagcagaggcagagctgcGAGATGTGGAGAAGCTGAGGATGCGGGTAgcactgctgcagcaggagattaaCCTTGAGCAG GCTCTGTTGGACACTCTGTCCCCTCAGCTCTCGTCTATAGCACCAGGGCCCGGATGTCCCAGCGCCAGTGTGCTCAGAGACATGTACTCCCTGCTGGGTGAAGGGGGGGAGCGTTTCCCCACCACAGTCCTGGACTCTGAGCCTGACTGA